The genomic stretch CGGTCCTGTGCCGCTGCGTGGCCCTCGGCGCCGGACTCCTCGCCCTGCGCCGCAACGCCCTGCTCCGCGAGGCTGCCCGCTCCCGCGCCCCCTTCTCACCTCGCCGCACCCTCGCCACCGGCCTGCCCATGGCCGCCGACTTCACGGTCCGCCAGACCGGCGCGCTGGCGCTGGTGGCGATCGTGGCCCGGCTCGGGGTGACCGCGGTGGCCGCGTACTCGATCGCGTACAAGGTCCTGTACGTCGCCACCATGGCCTTCTACGCGGTACGCCAGGCCGCCGCCATCCACACCGCGCACACCCGGGGCGCCGGGCACGACCAGCGGCGGGCGATCGGGCGGCAGGCGGTGCTGGTGTCCGGGGCGGCCGGGCTCACGGCGGCCGTACTGCTCGCGGTGGCCGCGCCCTGGGTCATGGCGGCGTTCGGCGCCGGTCCCGAGGTCGCCCACCAGGGCGTGCTCTTCCTGCGCTGCGTCGGGCCCTATCTGCTGCTCATGGCCTGCTTCATCGCGCTCGGCGGGGTCTTCGAGGGCAGCGGCGGGGCACCGCTGCTGCTGCGGGTGACGCTGCTGGGGACGGCCGTACAACTGCCGCTGGCGTACGCGCTGTCCGGGCTCGGGCTGCCGGGGGTGTGCCTGGCGCTGGCGCTCGCCATGGCGCTCCAGTGCGGGCTGCTGGGCCGGCGGGCCGCGCGTCAGGAGGGCAGCGGGGTCTCCCTGGTGCGGGCGGCCTGAGCGGGCAGCGGAGCGGGGGCGGCGGCGGAGACCGTGCCGCGCCACAGGACGCGGGCGGCCAGGAGCGTGGCGAGGACCAGCAGGCCGTTGCGGAGGAAGAGGAGGGTGATCCCGAGGGTGTCGCTGGCCACCACGTGCGCGAACCAGACCGGGAACTCCAGCACCGTCACCAGCGAGGCCAACAGCACCAGAGCGACCGGCCATCCCATCCGGCTGCCCCGGAAGCACGCGCAGACCGCCGCCAGGCCGATCAGCCACACCAGGTACTGCGGGCTGATCACCCGGCTGGTCGTGGTGAACATCAGCACCGCCACGAACGCCGCGTCGGCGAGCGTGTGCGGCAGGAACCGCTTCGCCCGGAACCGCCACAGCAGCAGCCAGCCGAAGGCCAGCCCGGTCAGCGCCAGCGCGGCCGTACTGACCACGTCCACGTACGGGCCGAGGAATTCCACCGAGCCGTAGTTCAGCAGCACCTGTCCGTCCCAGCCGAAGTGCCGGGCCACATGGAAGACCAGGGCGCCCAGCGACTCCACCTCGGTGCCGCGGTCCCGCTGGAAGGTCAGGAACGCGAACGCGCCCGGCATCGCCAGCCCGAACAGGCCCGCCAGCAGAGCCGCCGTCACGATCGCCGACACCCAGGCCGAACGGCGGCGGGCGGCCACCAGCAGCAGCACCGGCCACACCTTCAGCAGCGCCCCGAACGCCGTCAGCGCGCCCATCACCCGGGGATGCCGGGCGCCCGCGAGCAGCGCGGCCACCGCCACCGCGGTCACCATCACGTCGTACCGGGCGTACACGGTCGGCCCGAGCAGCGGCACGCCCACCGTCCACACCCAGGCCCCGCGCAGGCTGTGGCCGGGGCGGGGGCCCGCGTAGTGGAGGAGGAGCAGGACGGCCAGGTCGGCGGTGAAGGCCAGGACGAAGAAGGCGGAGGCGTAGTCGAGCCAGAACAGCAGCGCGGGGGAGAGGATCGCGAGCGCGGCCGCGGGCGGGTACTGCCAGGTGACGTCCTCCTGCGGGAACGTTCCGGTGCGCAGCACCTCGTACCAGCCCTGGTAGATCGCGGACACGTCGCTGGTGACGTCCGGGCCGGGGAAGACGTACACCTTGAACACGAAGAGCAGCAGCGCCACCCTGGTCACGGCCCAGAGCCCGAGCAGGCCCGCGAGGGACCACCGTGCGCCCGTCGTCTCCACCTGGTCCCCTGCCGATCGCTGCTGTTGTGAGGGGAACATGATGTCCCGGGATGCTGTGCGTCGGCCACCAGGGCGGCTGTGACGTGCTGTGTGCGGCGGCTCCGATAGGGTCGGCCGCGATGCACAAGACGCTCATCGTGACCAACGACTTCCCGCCCCGCCCCGGCGGCATCCAGGCCTTCCTGCACAACATGGCGCTACGGCTGGATCCGGAGCGGCTGGTCGTCTACGCCTCCACCTGGAAGCGCGGCCGGGAGGGCGCCGAGGCGACGGCCGCCTTCGACGCGGAGCAGCCCTTCACCGTCGTCCGCGACTCCACGACGATGCTGCTGCCGACCCCGCAGGCCACCCGGCGCGCGGTCGGGCTGCTGCGTGAGCACGGCTGTACGTCGGTGTGGTTCGGGGCGGCGGCTCCGCTCGGCCTGATGGCGCCCGCGCTGCGGGCGGCCGGTGCCGAGCGGCTGGTGGCCACGACCCACGGCCACGAGGCGGGCTGGGCCCAGTTGCCCGCCTCGCGTCAGCTGTTGCGCCGGATCGGGGACGCGACGGACACGATCACGTACCTGGGGGAGTACACGCGCTCGCGGATCGCGACCGCCCTGTCGCCGGAGGCGGCGTCCCGGATGGTGCAGCTGCCTCCGGGCGTCGACGAGAAGACCTTCCACCCGGGCTCCGGCGGCGCCGAGGTCCGGGCCCGGCTCGGCCTGACCGACCGCCCGGTGGTCGTGTGCGTCTCCCGGCTCGTCCCGCGCAAGGGCCAGGACACGCTGATCCTCGCGATGCCCCGGATCCTGGCGAAGGAACCGGAGGCGGTGCTGCTGATCGTCGGCGGCGGCCCGTACGAGAAGGAGCTGCGCAAGCTGGCCCACGCGACCGGGGTCGCCGCCTCGGTCCGCTTCACCGGCGCGGTCCCCTGGTCGGAGCTCCCCGCCCACTACGGCGCCGGCGACGTCTTCGCCATGCCCTGCCGCACCCGCCGCCGCGGCCTGGACGTCGAGGGCCTCGGCATCGTCTACCTGGAGGCCTCGGCAACGGGTCTCCCCGTGGTCGCGGGCGACTCCGGCGGCGCTCCCGACGCGGTCCTCGACGGCGAGACGGGCTGGGTGGTCCGCGGCGGCTCCCCGGACCAGGCGGCCGACCGCATCACGACCCTCCTCGGCGACGCCGAACTCCGCCGGCGGATGGGGGAGCGGGGCCGCGAGTGGGTCGAGGAGAAGTGGCGGTGGGACCTGCTGGCGGAGCATCTGAAGAAGCTGCTGTAGACGTCCCAGGGGCGCGGGGCTGTGTCGATTTGCGGCTCCGCCGCGTGGGCGCGACCGGCCACAGACAACCCGCACCCGCCAGCGATGAATATGTGGCTCCCTACTAGGCGGAACGCCATAATCCGCCGATGCTGCGCAGCATGAACGCACAACTGATGCAGCGTCAGCTGACGAGACGTCAAATCTTGGGCATGGTGGCACTCCAGACCGCCGCCGCGTCCGGTCTCACCCGCATCGGTCTCCAATCGGCGACGGCACAAGAACCCGCCGCCGTGGACAACGCCCCGGCGATCGTGGTCGGTTCCGGTTACGGATCTTCCGTGGCCGCGCTCCGCCTCGGTCAGGCGGGCATTCGCACCATCGTCATCGAAATGGGCCGCCTCTGGAACAGCCCCGGCCCCGACGGCAAGGTCTTCTGCTCCACCGCGGCCCCCGACCACCGCTCCATGTGGTTCCGCACCCGCACCGAAGCCCCCCTCGCCACCTTCCTGTGGCTGGACGTCGTCAACAAGGACATCAGCGCCTACCCGGGCGTCCTCGACCGCGTCCACTTCGCCAACATGTCGGTCTACGTCGGCCGCGGCGTCGGCGGCGGCTCCCTGGTCAACGGCGGAATGGCGGTCACCCCGCTCAAGTCGTACTTCTCCGAGCAGTTCCCCACCGTCGACGCGGACGAGATGTACTCCACGTACTTCCCCCGCGCCCGCTCCATGCTCGGCGTCAACACCGTGGACCCCGCCTGGTTCGAGTCCACGGAGTGGTACCGCTTCAGCCGGATCTCCCGCAAGCACGCCGCCAACACCGGGCTGAAGACCACCTTCGTGCCGAACGTCTACGACTTCGGCCACATGCAGCGCGAGGCGGCCGGCACGGCCACGAAGTCCGCGCTCGCCGGAGAGGTCGTCTACGGCAACAACCACGGCAAGCGCACCCTGGACAAGACCTACCTCGCCGCCGCCCTGGGCACCGGCAACGTCACCATCCACACCCTGGAGCGGGTCACCGCCATCAGCAGGGCCACAGACGGGACGTACCAGCTGACCGCCCAGCGCATCGACGACACCGGCACGGCCGTCGAGACCAAGCAGTACGCGTGCACGTACCTCTTCCTCGGCGGCGGCAGCCTCGGTACCACCGAACTCCTGCTGCGCGCCCGGGAGACGGGCGCCCTGCCCGCCCTCGACGCGAGCGTGGGCACCGGCTGGGGCACCAACGGCAATGTGATGCTCGGGCGGGCCAACCACCTGTGGGACACGGTCGGGGCGAACCAGTCGACCATGCCGGTGCTGGGCATCGACGACTGGGCCAACACCGCCAACCCCGTCTTCGCGGAGATCGCGCCGCTGCCGACGGGACTCGAACACTGGGTCAGCCTCTATCTGGCGATCACCAAGAACCCGGAGCGGGCGTCCTTCTCGTACTCGGGAGGCTCGGGCGGTTCGCTGGCGCTCGGCTGGACCGCGGCGCAGAGCGCGGTCTCGGCGGCCATGGCCAAGAAACTGTTCGACCGGATCAACCGGGCCAACGCCACGATCTACCGGTACGACCTGTTCGGCTCGCCCAGCCGGGCCTTCGCCGACGACTTCACGTACCACCCGCTGGGCGGCTGCGTGCTGGGGCGGGCGACCGACAACTACGGCCGGGTGAAGGGGTATTCGAAGCTGTACGTCACCGACGGCTCGCTCGTGCCCGGGTCGATCGGCGTGAACCCGTTCGTGACGATCACCGCGCTCGCCGAACGCACGATGGCGCGGGTCCTCGTGGAGGACACCGCGCCATAGCGACCGAACGGTCAGGTCACTTCGCGTAGATCGCCTCGATCTCCTGCGCGAAGTCCTTCGCCACCACGTTCCGCTTGAGCTTGAGCGACGGCGTCAGGTGGCCCGACTCCTCCGTGAACTGGGAGGACAGAATGCGGAACTTCCGCACCGATTCCGCCTTGGACACCGCGGCGTTGCCGTCGTCGATCGCCGACTGGATGGCAGCCATCAGATCCGCGTCCTCGTGCAGCGACGCCGCGGTGGCATCCGCGGGCTTGCCGTGCTCGGCGGCCCAGCGGCCCAGGAACTCCTCGTCGATGGTGACCAGCGCGCCCACGAACGGCCGCCCGTCACCGACCACCATGCACTCCGCGACCAGCGCGTGCGCCCGGATCCGGTCCTCGATCACGGCCGGGGCGACGTTCTTGCCGCCCGCCGTCACCAGGATCTCCTTCTTGCGGCCGGTGATCCTGAGGTAGCCGTCCTCGTCCAGGGTGCCGATGTCGCCCGAGTGGAACCAGCCGTCGGCCAGCGCCTCCTCGGTGGCGCCCGGGTTGTTCCAGTACTCCCTGAAGATGTGCTCGCCGTGCAGCAGCACCTCGCCGTCGTCGGCGATGCGCACCACCGAACCCGGCAGCGGCTGGCCGACCGTGCCGATCTTCTGCCGGTCCCAGGGGTTGAACGTGGTGGCCGCGCAGGTCTCGGTCAGGCCGTAGCCCTCCAGGACCGTGAAACCGATACCGCGGAAGAAGTGACCGAGCCGCTCGCCGAGCGGGGCGCCGCCGGAGATGGCGTACTCGCCCCGGCCGCCGAGAACCGCGCGCAGCTTGCTGTAGACGAGCTTGTCGAACGCCTTGTGCTTGATCTTCAGGCCGATCGACGGGCCGGACGGGGTGTCCAGGGCCTTGCTGTAGGCGATGGCCGTGTCCGCCGCCTTGTCGAAGATCTTGCCCTTGCCGTCCGCCTGCGCCTTGGCGCGCGCCGAGTTGTAGACCTTCTCGAAGACGCGCGGCACACCGAGGATCAGCGTGGGCCGGAACGAGGCCAGTTCGTCGGTGAGGTTCTTGATGTCGGGCAGACAGCCCAGCTTGATCGGCGCGATCATCGGGGCGATCTGCACCAGGCGTCCGAAGACGTGCGCCAGCGGCAGGAACAGCAGCACCGAGCACTCGCCGGTACGGAACAGCGGGCGCAGCCGCTCGACGATGTTGCCGCACTCGGCGAAGAAGTTGCGGTGGGTCAGCACACAGCCCTTGGGGCGGCCGGTGGTGCCCGAGGTGTAGACGATGGTCGCCGGGTCGTCGGCCTTCGCCAGCGAGCTGCGCTCCTCGACCGTCTGGTCGCTGACGTCCTGTCCGAGGCGGCCGAGCTCCTCGAGGGCGCCGCCCTCGATCTGCCAGAGGTGCTTGAGCGCGGGCAGCCGGTCCCGCACCGACTCCACGGCCGCCGTGTGGGTGTCCAGCTCGGTCAGGACCGCGCTCGCGCCCGAGTCGCCGAGGATCCACAGCACCTGCTCCGGGGAGCTGGTCTCGTACACCGGCACGGTGATCGCGCCCGCGGACCAGATCGCGAAGTCCAGCAGGGTCCACTCGTAGCGGGTGCGGGACATCAGCCCGATCCGGTCGCCCGGCTGCACTCCGGCCGCGATGAGCCCCTTGGCGGCGGCGCGCACCTCGGCGAGGAAGGCGGTGGCCGTGACGTCCTGCCAGGCGCCGCCCACCTTGCGGGCGATGACGGCGACGTCGGGATGCTGCGCGGCGTTTCTGCGGACGATGTCGGTCATATTGCCGTCGGCAGGGACCTCGTACAAAGCCGGAAGGCTGAACTCGCGCAAGACTGCTGCTCCTCATAAGGCGCCGGCGCCACGACATTGTGTGATGCGACGGTGCGGTCCAAGGCTCGGGCTGGTGCCCAGGCATTCCGGTGGTTGAAACTCTGAGCACGACTGGACTGCCCGGACGTTACCCGCCGGTAT from Streptomyces davaonensis JCM 4913 encodes the following:
- a CDS encoding glycosyltransferase family 4 protein; the encoded protein is MHKTLIVTNDFPPRPGGIQAFLHNMALRLDPERLVVYASTWKRGREGAEATAAFDAEQPFTVVRDSTTMLLPTPQATRRAVGLLREHGCTSVWFGAAAPLGLMAPALRAAGAERLVATTHGHEAGWAQLPASRQLLRRIGDATDTITYLGEYTRSRIATALSPEAASRMVQLPPGVDEKTFHPGSGGAEVRARLGLTDRPVVVCVSRLVPRKGQDTLILAMPRILAKEPEAVLLIVGGGPYEKELRKLAHATGVAASVRFTGAVPWSELPAHYGAGDVFAMPCRTRRRGLDVEGLGIVYLEASATGLPVVAGDSGGAPDAVLDGETGWVVRGGSPDQAADRITTLLGDAELRRRMGERGREWVEEKWRWDLLAEHLKKLL
- a CDS encoding MATE family efflux transporter, which produces MDAHRRQLISLAHPVYFSLLASVAAGIINTVWVSRLGGPAVAAVAVATNTENVLLGVALVFGSGTTVLVAHARGARDPAAVRAAVRGGWTLYALVTPVVIAVGLLLREPLARLVLGGDGPAVPLATAYFAISLPGIAVFFAQTLLDGILKGAGDTRTPMRLALLANGLILVADPFAIHLYGVQGAAATTVLCRCVALGAGLLALRRNALLREAARSRAPFSPRRTLATGLPMAADFTVRQTGALALVAIVARLGVTAVAAYSIAYKVLYVATMAFYAVRQAAAIHTAHTRGAGHDQRRAIGRQAVLVSGAAGLTAAVLLAVAAPWVMAAFGAGPEVAHQGVLFLRCVGPYLLLMACFIALGGVFEGSGGAPLLLRVTLLGTAVQLPLAYALSGLGLPGVCLALALAMALQCGLLGRRAARQEGSGVSLVRAA
- a CDS encoding GMC oxidoreductase, which gives rise to MQRQLTRRQILGMVALQTAAASGLTRIGLQSATAQEPAAVDNAPAIVVGSGYGSSVAALRLGQAGIRTIVIEMGRLWNSPGPDGKVFCSTAAPDHRSMWFRTRTEAPLATFLWLDVVNKDISAYPGVLDRVHFANMSVYVGRGVGGGSLVNGGMAVTPLKSYFSEQFPTVDADEMYSTYFPRARSMLGVNTVDPAWFESTEWYRFSRISRKHAANTGLKTTFVPNVYDFGHMQREAAGTATKSALAGEVVYGNNHGKRTLDKTYLAAALGTGNVTIHTLERVTAISRATDGTYQLTAQRIDDTGTAVETKQYACTYLFLGGGSLGTTELLLRARETGALPALDASVGTGWGTNGNVMLGRANHLWDTVGANQSTMPVLGIDDWANTANPVFAEIAPLPTGLEHWVSLYLAITKNPERASFSYSGGSGGSLALGWTAAQSAVSAAMAKKLFDRINRANATIYRYDLFGSPSRAFADDFTYHPLGGCVLGRATDNYGRVKGYSKLYVTDGSLVPGSIGVNPFVTITALAERTMARVLVEDTAP
- a CDS encoding AMP-dependent synthetase/ligase; translation: MREFSLPALYEVPADGNMTDIVRRNAAQHPDVAVIARKVGGAWQDVTATAFLAEVRAAAKGLIAAGVQPGDRIGLMSRTRYEWTLLDFAIWSAGAITVPVYETSSPEQVLWILGDSGASAVLTELDTHTAAVESVRDRLPALKHLWQIEGGALEELGRLGQDVSDQTVEERSSLAKADDPATIVYTSGTTGRPKGCVLTHRNFFAECGNIVERLRPLFRTGECSVLLFLPLAHVFGRLVQIAPMIAPIKLGCLPDIKNLTDELASFRPTLILGVPRVFEKVYNSARAKAQADGKGKIFDKAADTAIAYSKALDTPSGPSIGLKIKHKAFDKLVYSKLRAVLGGRGEYAISGGAPLGERLGHFFRGIGFTVLEGYGLTETCAATTFNPWDRQKIGTVGQPLPGSVVRIADDGEVLLHGEHIFREYWNNPGATEEALADGWFHSGDIGTLDEDGYLRITGRKKEILVTAGGKNVAPAVIEDRIRAHALVAECMVVGDGRPFVGALVTIDEEFLGRWAAEHGKPADATAASLHEDADLMAAIQSAIDDGNAAVSKAESVRKFRILSSQFTEESGHLTPSLKLKRNVVAKDFAQEIEAIYAK
- a CDS encoding glycosyltransferase family 87 protein, which translates into the protein METTGARWSLAGLLGLWAVTRVALLLFVFKVYVFPGPDVTSDVSAIYQGWYEVLRTGTFPQEDVTWQYPPAAALAILSPALLFWLDYASAFFVLAFTADLAVLLLLHYAGPRPGHSLRGAWVWTVGVPLLGPTVYARYDVMVTAVAVAALLAGARHPRVMGALTAFGALLKVWPVLLLVAARRRSAWVSAIVTAALLAGLFGLAMPGAFAFLTFQRDRGTEVESLGALVFHVARHFGWDGQVLLNYGSVEFLGPYVDVVSTAALALTGLAFGWLLLWRFRAKRFLPHTLADAAFVAVLMFTTTSRVISPQYLVWLIGLAAVCACFRGSRMGWPVALVLLASLVTVLEFPVWFAHVVASDTLGITLLFLRNGLLVLATLLAARVLWRGTVSAAAPAPLPAQAARTRETPLPS